A genomic stretch from Hemicordylus capensis ecotype Gifberg chromosome 1, rHemCap1.1.pri, whole genome shotgun sequence includes:
- the HECA gene encoding headcase protein homolog, whose protein sequence is MPNQKSNKGKKNKRANSSGDEQENGALAAAGAASVGGILAAVAATGACGPAAAAGGPGGCGGAAAATGSASGDAKNEAPCATPLICSFGRPVDLEKDDYQKVVCNNEHCPYSTWMHLQCFYEWESSILAQFNCIGRARSWNEKQCRQNMWTKKGYDLAFRFCSCRCGQGHLKKDTDWYQVKRMQDEKKKKSVSEKSTGRSTSESSEDVKKCRPANRPQKGLNHDVQRRHSMDRQNSQEKGTACSSYAVRSPCGSPGQSPPAGYSVLAPTHFSGPRSSRYLGEFLKNAIHLEPHRKNMASSGMFRNAHFDYGTSGLQAHRSGHFDAPVQFLRRLDLSELLAHIPRHKLNTFHVRMEDDAQVGQGEDLRKFILAALSASHRNVVNCALCHRTLPVFEQFPLVDGTLFLSPSRHDEIEYDVPCHLQGRLMHLYAVCVDCLEGVHKIICIKCKSRWDGSWHQLGTMYTYDILAASPCCQARLNCKHCGKPVIDVRIGMQYFSEYSNVQQCPHCGNLDYHFVKPFSSFKVLEAY, encoded by the exons ATGCCGAACCAGAAGAGCAACAAGGGCAAGAAAAACAAGCGCGCTAACAGCAGCGGGGacgagcaggaaaatggagccCTGGCAGCGGCTGGGGCAGCAAGCGTTGGGGGAATCCTGGCCGCGGTGGCTGCGACCGGGGCTTGTGGGCCAGCGGCGGCCGCAGGAGGTCCCGGAGGTTGCGGGGGAGCGGCGGCTGCAACGGGCTCGGCTTCGGGCGATGCCAAGAACG AAGCACCCTGTGCTACACCGCTGATATGTAGCTTTGGACGGCCTGTTGATCTAGAAAAAGACGACTATCAGAAAGTTGTATGCAACAATGAACATTGTCCCTATAGCACTTGGATGCACCTTCAGTGTTTTTATGAATGGGAGAGCAGCATTTTGGCCCAGTTTAACTGCATAGGGAGAGCGAGAAGTTGGAATGAGAAACAATGTCGACAAAATATGTGGACCAAGAAAGGATATGATCTTGCCTTTCGTTTTTGCTCTTGCCGATGTGGACAAGGCCACTTAAAGAAAGACACTGATTGGTACCAAGTAAAACGAATGCaagatgaaaagaagaagaagtctgtTTCTGAGAAGAGTACCGGAAGATCAACATCAGAGTCCTCAGAAGATGTTAAAAAATGCAGGCCTGCCAACAGACCGCAGAAAGGTTTAAACCACGATGTCCAGAGAAGGCATTCAATGGATAGGCAGAACTCTCAAGAGAAAGGCACCGCTTGCAGTAGTTATGCAGTCCGTTCTCCCTGTggttctcctggtcagtcacctccAGCAGGCTACTCCGTTCTTGCCCCTACACACTTCAGTGGACCTCGCTCTTCACGATACTTGGGAGAATTTTTGAAGAATGCTATTCATCTAGAACCTCACAGGAAGAACATGGCCAGTAGTGGCATGTTCAGGAATGCTCACTTTGATTACGGGACATCTGGGCTACAAGCACATAGGTCAGGACACTTTGATGCCCCTGTACAATTTTTGAGACGGCTTGATCTGTCTGAACTCCTTGCTCACATACCCCGGCATAAATTGAACACATTCCATGTTCGGATGGAAGATGATGCCCAAGTGGGTCAAGGAGAAGACCTACGAAAATTCATTCTTGCAGCACTCAGTGCCAGTCACCGAAATGTTGTCAACTGTGCATTATGCCACAGGACACTGCCAGTATTTGAACAGTTTCCATTGGTAGATGGAACCTTGTTTCTTAGCCCATCCAGACATGATGAAATTGAATATGATGTTCCCTGTCATCTTCAAG GAAGGCTTATGCACCTCTATGCTGTTTGTGTAGACTGTTTAGAAGGAGTTCACAAAATTATCTGCATAAAGTGCAAGTCTCGATGGGATGGAAGCTGGCATCAATTGGGAACCATGTACACATATGATATTCTAGCAGCCTCCCCCTGTTGTCAG GCTCGACTGAACTGTAAACACTGTGGGAAGCCTGTTATAGATGTACGGATTGGGATGCAATATTTCTCAGAGTACAGCAACGTGCAACAGTGTCCACACTGTGGAAACTTGGACTACCATTTTGTGAAGCCATTCTCTTCATTTAAAGTTCTGGAGGCTTATTGA